The Candidatus Denitrolinea symbiosum DNA window CTTAATCAATCATCCGATTACTGCCTTGCATTTCAGCACATTAACTCAAAACATTCTGAAAATTAACGAGAACAGTCAATCTTCACTATTACAAAAAGTAGCCAAAGTATTGGTGGAGAATTAGGAAAATACCTTTACCTAGTCTGCCAAAACATGCATCTGGAAAGCGCATTTTCACGGATGTCTTTAGTCAAAAAGCTTTCCTAGCAGGCTGTCGGAGAGCAACAAAAACTGCTCAAATGGCTGGCTTGGGATTGCCAAATCCAAACATAAACAGGGCAAAAGACCGCTGGAAATTGCCAGATTTGGCAATCTGGCAAAGCAGAAAGGCAACCTTTTAGGGTTCTCCGACAAACTGCTAGGCGGCATTAATATTCCCTTCTTCCTTCTATTTCTGCCATTAGACATATTTCCTGATCCGGGCTTCATCCATACTAAACGTGCCGACACAGTATTCTCTCGCCTGTATGTGACGCTTCTATTTGCGCCACTTTTCAACTTTTGTACTATTGGAAAATCACTCAGCTAAAGTATTTCTATCTGTTATGTGTATTTGCATAATTGACACACTATTGCCTGACGTATTCCTGTTTTTCTTTAGATATCCAAAATTGATATTTCAGACCGAACACAAGTGATACTTTTGATCGGAAGTAGTTTTATAAGTTAGTATAAAATCTCTAGGTTATGCTAAACTTATGCCCAGGTTTAGGAAATTTCAACTAGATCAGGAAGTTTCGTTATCACTATGGCTAAATTAGAAGACCTGAAACGCAATACGCAAGTCAAAGGGCTGGTCCCCTCGGGGACCGTCACCATTTTAAACGTGCAAAGTCACGGACCAGACGTATTCGAGGTCACGTATCGCGATGTGAACGGGAAGGATAATAGCGAACTCCTTTTCCGTGACCGCGAGGCTGACCTCGAGGTAATCGAGGCCGGCACACCTTGGGCTTTCGATAGTGATGGGGAATTGTTCCGCCTGGTGTCTGAAGCTTATCGCATTCGCATGGCCTATCTGTTCGACCCGTGGATGGCTGTGCACCTTTCCCAAGTAGAACCCTTACCCCACCAAATCACAGCTGTATATGGCGAAATGCTGCCGCGCCAGCCACTCCGTTTTTTACTGGCAGATGACCCCGGCGCTGGCAAGACCATCATGACGGGGTTGTTCATCAAGGAATTGATGTTGCGAGGGGACTTGCAACGCTGTCTGATCGTGGTTCCGGGCAACCTTGTCGAGCAGTGGCAGGATGAACTCTATCAAAAGTTCCAACTGGATTTTGAGCTTCTCACCAATGATCGCATCAACGGAGCGCGGACAGGAAATGCGTTAGCAGAAATGCCTTTGGTAGTGGCTCGCCTGGACAAGCTCAGCCGTGACGAAGAACTGCAGAAGAAGCTGGCGCAGACCGATTGGGACCTGGTTGTGATGGATGAGTCTCACAAGTGCTCTGCATCTGTCTTTGGCGGCGAGATCAAGTACACCAAGCGTTATCACTTGGCGGAATTGCTTTCCCAGCGGACGAGGCATCTATTGATGCTGACCGCCACACCGCACAACGGCAAAGAAGAAGATTTTCAACTCTTCATGGCACTGATCGACCCGGACCGCTTCGAAGGCAAATACCGCGAAGGCACGCATGAAGCCGATGCGTCCGATTTGATGCGCAGATTGGTCAAAGAGAAATTGCTGAAATTCGACGGCACTCCTCTTTTCCCAGAACGTCGCGCATACACCGTAACGTATGAATTGTCCGAACTGGAAGCGGCCTTGTACGAGCAGGTGACCAGCTACGTGCGGGAGGAGTTCAATCGCGCAGAAAAACTTGACAAGGACCGGAAAGGAACCGTCGGCTTTGCTCTCACTGTTTTGCAGCGCCGGCTGGCGTCCAGCCCTGAAGCGATTTATCAATCCTTACATCGCAGGCGGGAACGTCTGGAAACACGTTTGCGTGAAGAGAAGTTGATGAAACGCGGACGGGATGTGGACATTACCGAAGACACATTCAAGGATATACCGAAATTTTCCGAGGAAGATTATGAAGATTTCGATGATGCTCCTGAAACAGAAAACGAACAGACAGAGGAACAGGTCAGCGATTCAGCCAGTGCCGCGCGTACGATCGCTGAATTGGAGCTGGAAATTGATCACTTGGCGGAATTGGAGAAACTCGCCGATAAAGTCCGTCGTAGCGGGCAGGATCGCAAGTGGACGGAACTATCCAAGCTTTTGCAGGACCAGGCAGAGATGTTCGATGCGGATGGGCGCCGCCGTAAGCTGGTCATCTTTTCTGAGCATCGTGACACCCTCAATTACCTGACAGACAAGATTCGCACCTTGCTGGGAAAACACGAGGCCGTGGTTTCCATTCATGGTGGAATTGATCGCGACAAGCGTCGTGCGATTCAGGCATCCTTTGTGCAGGATAAGGATGTAATTGTATTGGTGGCCACAGATGCGGCCGGCGAAGGTATCAACCTGCAACGTGCCCACCTGATGATCAACTATGACCTGCCGTGGAATCCAACCCGTCTGGAACAGCGCTTTGGACGCATTCACCGCATCGGCCAAACCGAAGTCTGCCACTTGTGGAATCTGGTTTCCGATCAGACCCGCGAAGGCGAAGTGTATATTCGATTACTGCAAAAGATAGAAGAGCAGCGCAAGGCATTGATGAGCGATGGTGTCTTTGATATATTGGGAAAACTCTTCCGCGAGACTAGTTTGCGTCAGTTATTGATGGAAGCCATTCGCTATGGCGATCAACCCGAAGTCAAAGCGCGTTTATTCCAGGCAGTGGACAATCTTGCTGACCAGGAACACGTGCGCGAGTTGCTCGAGGAACGCTCGCTAGCGCAGGACACATTGGATGTAACCAATGTCCGCCGAATCCGCGAGGACTTTGAACGGGCTCAGGCGCGTCGCTTGCAACCACACTTCATTGCTGGATTCTTCAAAGCCGCGTTCGAGCACCTCGGTGGGACGATGCACGCGCGTGAACCTTTGCGATTTGAGATCACCCATGTGCCGGCGCCGATTCGCAATCGTGCCAGCACCTTCGGAAGAGGTACAGTGCTCAATAAATATGAACGGGTCACGTTTAACAAGGAAGCCATCCATCAACCTGGCAAAGTGACAGCCGAATTTCTCTGCCCTGGCAATCCGTTGATGGACGCGGTGACAGACCTGATCCTGGAGCGGTATCGAGGATTATTGCGTCAAGGCGCGATCCTGGTGGACCCAACGGACATGGGAGAAGAGCCTCGGGTGTTGTATTATCTCGAACACGCGATAAAGGATGCCCGTCCAGCAAAGATCGGCGAACGACGCGTGATCTCGAAGCAGATGCAATTCGTTGAGATCAACTCCAAAGGTGAGGCAAAGTCTGCGGGACCAGCCCCCTTCCACAATTATTTACCATTGGAGGAAACATCCAAACCGCTGATCGAGTCCGTACTGGAGACGGACTGGCTGCGAGGTGATCTTGAGTCAAGCATCCGCACTTACGCAGCCCAAACCCTTGTGCCTCAACACCTGCAAGAGGTGAAGTCGCGACGGGAAGAAAGCATCCTCAAAACCGAGGCGGCTGTGAAGGATCGTCTGACGAAAGAAATCACCTATTGGGATAATCGTGCCGCGGAGCTCATAGCGCAGGAACAAGCTGGAAAAACCAACGCGCGCTTGAATTCGGATTTGGCGCGTCGGAGGGCAGACGAACTTGCAGCGCGTCTACAAAAACGGATGGAAGAATTGGAGCAGGAGCGCCATATCTCGGCTGCGCCGCCAGTCATCATGGGAGGTGCGCTGGTGATCCCGGCCGGCTTATTGGCAAAAATGCAGAACCGACCACCCAGCCTGTTTGCCCGGCAGACCAAAGCCGTGGAGTTGGCTGCCATGCGAGCGGTGATGGAGCATGAGCTCAAGCTGGGCTTCATTCCCAAAGACGTGAGCGCGGACAAAGTTGGCTGGGACATCGAGTCGCAGGCCGGTGAAGGAAAGCTGCGCTTCATTGAAGTGAAGGGACGCGTAGAAGGCGCAAAAACTGTCACGGTCACCAAGACAGAAATCCTTGCCGCGCTCAACAAGCCGGATGATTTTATCCTGGCAGTCGTGGAAGTATTGTTCGAGGGTGAAGCTGCCAAAGGTGGTGTACCCGGCTATCTCCACAAGCCTTTTCAACGCGAACCCGATTTTGCAGCGGTAAGTGTGAACTATGAATTGAAAGAATTATTGGTAAAAGGTGAGACGTCAAAATGACCGTCGTTAAGCCTAATTATTTTGATCCCATCCAGCAAAAGACAGCGAAACGCTGGCAGCAACTGGAAGCGGATCACGATCTAGCCGCACCCTGGCATCAACTTTTCAAACAGGTGCAGAGTCCAAGGCATGTTCTGTCTGAGTTGCTGCAGAACGCCGATGATGCCGAGGCGACAGAAGTCTCTGTCCGAATTGAAAATGGAATATTTTCCTTCATCCATAATGGCAAGGATTTTACCGATGAAGACTTTGCATCCTTGTGTCGCTTTGGTTATTCCAACAAAAGACTGCTCCGAACCATTGGGTTTCGCGGCATCGGCTTTAAAAGCACCTTCAGCCTGGGAGATACAGTAGTACTTCGCAGCCCCACTCTTATAGTGGCATTTCACAAAAGGCAGTTTACGCTGCCCATATGGTCTGATGGAGAGACCACAAAGGATGGAACCACACAGATAATTGTCAAGATTCAGGATGATCAGCGCAAGAAGGAACTTGTAAATAACATACAGGAGTGGCTGAGCAGCCCGTTTTCCCTCCTGTTTTTTAATCACATCCGCCACCTGAAACTTGGTGACCATGATCTACACTGGGACAAGTTCAAGAAAGGCCCTACTTCGGAGTCAGAGTGGATGTCTCTGCAAGGTGATCATGGACCAAATCTAGTGGTTCGGTCCGATGTTGAGCCATTTCCTGATGATGCGTTGAAAGAAATTCGGGAGGAGCGCCTATTGGATATGGGGGAGACCACAGAACTTGCGCCCTGCAAAGTGGAGATTGTTCTCGGTGCACCCGGTCAACTCTTCGTGGTTCTACCCACCGGGGTGAAGACCAGACTGCCTTTTGCTATTAATGCCCCATTCGTTCAGGATCCTGCACGTCTAAAAATCAAAGATCCCGGGATATCTTCGACAAACCGATGGTTGTTACACAGGATCGGGAAACTGGCCGCAGAGACAATGATCACATGGTTGGAACGGGAAAATTTGTCTGAGGAAGCCCGTGCCAAAGCATACGACCTGCTCCCCGCCGGTTTTCCAATGGATGATTCTTTGGAAAGCGCTTGTATGTCAGTCATCGAAGAATCCATTACAGATATACTTCGTGAACGTGATTTTGTGTTATCGGATGGCGGAGCCCTTGAACCGTCAGGTCAATGCACAAGTGTACCAACAGTTATCAGGAACATCTGGACCGGCGATCAGATTATCTCCATTCTAGGGAATAAGTTCTCTCAGCCCGTCCTGCTTTCAAACTATGTTGATGAGCAAAGCAGACAAAAACTTTATGATAGAAAAGCAATAAAAGCCATCAATCAGGATGATTTTCAAAATATCCTGACAAATCAAACACCACCAAAGCCAACCAGCTGGGCTCCACTTTTAGAACTCTGGAATTTTATTTCGCAACTGCCTTACACATGGAAAAACAAAAACCTGAATATTTTCCCTGTTCGCGGTCAGGATGTTCTCGTGTCCGCCAAAAATGTGGTCCGACTGGGTGAAAAGCGATTGCTTCAATCTGAAGAGGATTGGGATTTTCTTGCCAGGTATTTGTTGGTTCTTGATGTTAACTGGACCCGCTATTTAACTGAGCAGCGAAGAATTTCCGAGGAAAACAACGACAAGGAGTTGGCAGAGAAATCCGCCGCAGCTGAACAGTTATTGATTAATGCCGAGTTGGATAAACCAAGCAATGTCGATAGCGTGATCGAGCGGACGGCTCTGGTTTTCTTTTCTGAAAACCAGCCCACATTGGATGAGTCAATTCGTATTGCACAGATCGCCGCGAAACTCAACGCAAAGATCGGGGCCAACTTTCGGTTTTGGACAAGAGATGGAAGGCTTTATTCCATCAATGATGTTCTTATGTTCGACGAGACCGGGAGGCTGGAAGAATTTATTCCACCTCAGATACAGACGAGCGCCTTTCTACACAGTGAGTATTACGGCAACTTTGTTTCCTGCACGAAGAGGGAATGGTATGACTGGATTCGCTCCGGAATGGCGGGGATCAATACATTTCCATCCATCGAGAGCCAGACCAATCCTGTTTGGGGAGATAAGAATATCGAGAAGGAAGTCAAATCGCGCGGATACATAGAACCGCTTTACTATCAATATAAAACCAGGCAATATGAGATCGAGGACTGGGATTTCGCCATCGAATACTGGGAACACTGGGAGGCATGTGTCCAGAATGATCCCACATTCTGGGGCCGGCTGCTCGATCATTTACTCAATCAACGAAAAACGTGGGAGAGCGCCCTTAACGCGAGGGCTTTGCAAGTGGCAACCACCGGAAGCCGAAGAGTTATCACCACGATGCCCCTTGCGCCCACCTGGCTATTAAAACTACATGCCCTCCCATGCTTGCGTGACACACGCGGAAATTATCGCCAACCAGCTGAATTGATGTTGCGTACTCCCGAAACCGAACCACTCATGGATGTTGAGTCGTTCGTGGACGCCCATCTGGATACCGAAGCATCGCGTCCGCTACTGAAACTACTTGGAGTGCGCGATACGCCAAGTGGACCGCAACAGATCCTCGAGCGTTTACGTGCACTGGCACTGGCCACAAAGCCACCTCTTTTGGAATTGACCAAATGGTACCAGCGCCTGGATGCACTGTTTGAGCACTGCTCCACGGTTGATCAGCAGGAGATGATTTCCGTTTTTCGAAACGAGGCATTGATCTTCACAGAGGATGGGACCTGGCAAACATCGGAGACAGTGTACATCATCGCTGACGAAAATGATGCGCCTGGCGCGGCGTTGATCCATTCTTCGATAGATCGCCTATCCTTGTGGAGAAGGATATATGTAAACGAGCGTCCGACAGTTGAACTTGCCATTCAATGGCTCAATCGTCTCCATTCCAATGAAAAACTCCCAACAGGTGACTCTCGTCGGGTGAAGGCATTGCTGGGACGGCACCCCACACGGATTCTCCGTGAGTGCGGACATTGGCTCAATCTGGCAGGTACATGGGTACCGTTTGAGGAATTGAAATTTTCCTTGAGCATGCAATCCCTTATCCCTTGGGGACATTTCCACGATTGGGTAAAAGAAGAAACCGCTGACCTGCAAATGCTCAGCGCAGAAGTGGTGCGCGATGCCCCCTTTGCCTCCCTGTTATCGCTTGCAAGCCAGGTCGAAAACCGTGTCCAAAATCCGCCAAGAGCAACACGATATCTTTCGATGGAATGGCTTCAAACCTTGGGAAAGATCCTGACTCGAGTTCGTCTTGAAGACAAAACAATGACCCTGAAAGTCCGTGCGCTAGCTCTACGATTGAGTCAAACCGAATCTGTACAAGTGGATTCCATCAATACTCTTCCCTACCTGCGTGGATTGCCAGCTGGTTCGATTGAAAAGGACCAGCTTGCCTGGGTGGATGAAACCCTCTTCATGGTCAAACTCTCCTCAGCAAGGATGGCACGATTATTGCCGGAACGGCTTGGTGCAATTTTCGGGTGGAATGAAATGGGAGCGCTTGTCCTATATAGCTTCGAGCGTAGTGAGAACGAGATTTGTTCCTACCTGGAAGAGAATTTCGAACTGAAATCGGAAGATATCATTCAACCCCATCGGGAAGAGCGCGAGGATTCACCTCTTCCTGATGAACCAATGCCTGTTCCCCGCGAGCAGCCTGTCGATGCAGTACCATTCGCTTCCTCTGAACCAGAAAAGGAAATCATCGATGATGTCCCGGCACAAGCAGAGACTGAAAATCAGCCAGTAGTCTCCCAGGAGATGGAAGAGACGGTCCGCCCGAGCCGACCGGCAGTGGCTAAGCTTCCTTTGATCGAGCGCTTCGCCCTTCAGCAGGGATTCCAAAAAGTGGACTCCCAAAATTTTATCCACAAAGATGGCAGGCGTTTGGCAAAAAATATTGGTATCTTTCCCTGGCTGGTTGAGGATTCAACCGGGACCATTATCAAGTATTATTGGGCGAAGGAACACTGCCTCAAACGAAAGCCTCTTGAAATTCCCACCGAGATCTGGCATCTCATTGAGCAGACGCCAGAGAACCATGCCTTGATATTCGAGGATCCCAACGGCGATCCTGTTGAAATGGCCGGCAATGAGTTGCAGAATCTGAAAAAGCAGGGTGTGCTGAAAATTTATCCGGCGGCCTATCGTTTGACTCTCGAAATGGACTGAATAGCATTCCATCTCCATTCATTTTTGTTCAGCTGCATTTGAATAGACCAGGTTGATCCACATGCCCAAAAAACTCATCGAAGTTGCCCTTCCCCTCGAAGCGATCAACATCGCCTCGGCTCGCGAAAAATCCATCCGCCACGGACATCCCTCCACGATGCATTTGTGGTGGGCACGGCGACCGTTAGCCGCCGCCCGCGCGGTGATCTTCTCGCAGATGGTGGATGATCCCTCCGAGTACGTGGATGAATTGCTGGCCGACCCCGCCGCCCGCAAAAAGGCGGAACAGAGTCTTCGCAAGCAATTAAAGGCATGGGAAGAGCGCAAGGTTGTCTTTGACAAGGCCCACGCCGCCGGCATGACCGATTCTGCCAACCCCGATCCCGGACATAAGCCAACCCTGGAAGGCGTGACCGCTCAACTGGAGCGCGAGCGGCTATTTGAGATCATCGAGAGATTGGTGTTGTGGGAAAACACGACCAACGAGGTGGTCTTGCAGGCAGCGCGCGATGAGATCTGGCGCAGTTGGCGGCGGACCTGCGCCCAGAACGCGGACCATCCCCGCGCAAAGGAGTTGTTCAACCCCGAGAAACTGCCGGCCTTCCACGATCCATTTGCTGGAGGCGGGGCTCTGCCGCTCGAAGCCCAGCGCCTGGGACTGGAAGCCTACGCCAGCGACCTGAACCCCGTGGCCGTGCTGATCAACAAGGCCATGATCGAGATTCCTCCCAAGTTTGCGGGCATGCCACCCGTGAACCCCGAAGCCCGCAAGGAACAACGGCTGATGGCACGCGAATGGAATGGTGCGGAAGGCTTAGCTGAAGATGTGCGCTATTACGGCAAGTGGATGCGCGACGAAGCCGAGAAGCGCATTGGACACCTCTACCCAAAATTGGAAGTGACTGCCGAGATGGCGAAGGAACGCCCCGACCTGAAAAAATACGTGGGACAAAAACTGACCGTGATTGCATGGCTTTGGGCGCGTACCGTGAAAAGCCCTAACCCTGCCTTCGCCAATGTGGATGTGCCGCTTATCTCCTCATTTTTGCTTTCAACCAAGGCAGGTAAAGAGGCTTATGTTGAGCCGATTATCGAAAAAGGTGGTTATCGTTTTACCGTAAAGATGGGTAAGCCCGAAAATGCAGAAGTTGCCAAGAAGGGCACGAAAATTTCTCAAGGTAGTTTTCGTTGTTTAATGTCAAATACGCCTTTTTCGTATGGGTACATTGATGACGAGGCGAATGCAGGACGAATGGGAGCACGGTTGATGGCTGTTGTTGCGGAAGGTGAACGGGGACGTGTTTATTTTCCCCCGATCATAGATATGGAAATCATTGCGAATCATGCACAATCATTTTGGAAACCCGATACTCCCAGCCGTGGAACATGGGCAAGCAATGCGCAAGGCCGCCATTATGGCTTTAGTACCTTTGGCGATTACTTCACGCCCCGTCAACTTGTCGCCTTGAATACCTTTTCTAATCTTATTTCAGACGTGCGTCAAAAAATATGGGATGATGCTATTGCTTCGGGTCTACTTGACGATAACCCAACGCCAAGCAAAGGTAGCAAAAACGCTACTGCTTATACCGAAGCCGTAGGAGTATATTTGGCTTTTGTACTAGATAAATGTAGCGACTATTGGTCTTCACTTTGCAGTTGGCATTCAAGCAAAGAACTTATCCGAAACACTTTTGGGCGTCAAGCAATTGCTATGGCTTGGGATTTCGCTGAAGTAAATGTTTTCTCAGAATCTTCTGGTAATTGGATAGCAATGTTAGATTGGACTTGGAAAGCATTAATTCCTATGCCAGCAACAATGGGCGGGAAT harbors:
- a CDS encoding ATP-dependent helicase HepA — its product is MAKLEDLKRNTQVKGLVPSGTVTILNVQSHGPDVFEVTYRDVNGKDNSELLFRDREADLEVIEAGTPWAFDSDGELFRLVSEAYRIRMAYLFDPWMAVHLSQVEPLPHQITAVYGEMLPRQPLRFLLADDPGAGKTIMTGLFIKELMLRGDLQRCLIVVPGNLVEQWQDELYQKFQLDFELLTNDRINGARTGNALAEMPLVVARLDKLSRDEELQKKLAQTDWDLVVMDESHKCSASVFGGEIKYTKRYHLAELLSQRTRHLLMLTATPHNGKEEDFQLFMALIDPDRFEGKYREGTHEADASDLMRRLVKEKLLKFDGTPLFPERRAYTVTYELSELEAALYEQVTSYVREEFNRAEKLDKDRKGTVGFALTVLQRRLASSPEAIYQSLHRRRERLETRLREEKLMKRGRDVDITEDTFKDIPKFSEEDYEDFDDAPETENEQTEEQVSDSASAARTIAELELEIDHLAELEKLADKVRRSGQDRKWTELSKLLQDQAEMFDADGRRRKLVIFSEHRDTLNYLTDKIRTLLGKHEAVVSIHGGIDRDKRRAIQASFVQDKDVIVLVATDAAGEGINLQRAHLMINYDLPWNPTRLEQRFGRIHRIGQTEVCHLWNLVSDQTREGEVYIRLLQKIEEQRKALMSDGVFDILGKLFRETSLRQLLMEAIRYGDQPEVKARLFQAVDNLADQEHVRELLEERSLAQDTLDVTNVRRIREDFERAQARRLQPHFIAGFFKAAFEHLGGTMHAREPLRFEITHVPAPIRNRASTFGRGTVLNKYERVTFNKEAIHQPGKVTAEFLCPGNPLMDAVTDLILERYRGLLRQGAILVDPTDMGEEPRVLYYLEHAIKDARPAKIGERRVISKQMQFVEINSKGEAKSAGPAPFHNYLPLEETSKPLIESVLETDWLRGDLESSIRTYAAQTLVPQHLQEVKSRREESILKTEAAVKDRLTKEITYWDNRAAELIAQEQAGKTNARLNSDLARRRADELAARLQKRMEELEQERHISAAPPVIMGGALVIPAGLLAKMQNRPPSLFARQTKAVELAAMRAVMEHELKLGFIPKDVSADKVGWDIESQAGEGKLRFIEVKGRVEGAKTVTVTKTEILAALNKPDDFILAVVEVLFEGEAAKGGVPGYLHKPFQREPDFAAVSVNYELKELLVKGETSK
- a CDS encoding ATPase, producing the protein MTVVKPNYFDPIQQKTAKRWQQLEADHDLAAPWHQLFKQVQSPRHVLSELLQNADDAEATEVSVRIENGIFSFIHNGKDFTDEDFASLCRFGYSNKRLLRTIGFRGIGFKSTFSLGDTVVLRSPTLIVAFHKRQFTLPIWSDGETTKDGTTQIIVKIQDDQRKKELVNNIQEWLSSPFSLLFFNHIRHLKLGDHDLHWDKFKKGPTSESEWMSLQGDHGPNLVVRSDVEPFPDDALKEIREERLLDMGETTELAPCKVEIVLGAPGQLFVVLPTGVKTRLPFAINAPFVQDPARLKIKDPGISSTNRWLLHRIGKLAAETMITWLERENLSEEARAKAYDLLPAGFPMDDSLESACMSVIEESITDILRERDFVLSDGGALEPSGQCTSVPTVIRNIWTGDQIISILGNKFSQPVLLSNYVDEQSRQKLYDRKAIKAINQDDFQNILTNQTPPKPTSWAPLLELWNFISQLPYTWKNKNLNIFPVRGQDVLVSAKNVVRLGEKRLLQSEEDWDFLARYLLVLDVNWTRYLTEQRRISEENNDKELAEKSAAAEQLLINAELDKPSNVDSVIERTALVFFSENQPTLDESIRIAQIAAKLNAKIGANFRFWTRDGRLYSINDVLMFDETGRLEEFIPPQIQTSAFLHSEYYGNFVSCTKREWYDWIRSGMAGINTFPSIESQTNPVWGDKNIEKEVKSRGYIEPLYYQYKTRQYEIEDWDFAIEYWEHWEACVQNDPTFWGRLLDHLLNQRKTWESALNARALQVATTGSRRVITTMPLAPTWLLKLHALPCLRDTRGNYRQPAELMLRTPETEPLMDVESFVDAHLDTEASRPLLKLLGVRDTPSGPQQILERLRALALATKPPLLELTKWYQRLDALFEHCSTVDQQEMISVFRNEALIFTEDGTWQTSETVYIIADENDAPGAALIHSSIDRLSLWRRIYVNERPTVELAIQWLNRLHSNEKLPTGDSRRVKALLGRHPTRILRECGHWLNLAGTWVPFEELKFSLSMQSLIPWGHFHDWVKEETADLQMLSAEVVRDAPFASLLSLASQVENRVQNPPRATRYLSMEWLQTLGKILTRVRLEDKTMTLKVRALALRLSQTESVQVDSINTLPYLRGLPAGSIEKDQLAWVDETLFMVKLSSARMARLLPERLGAIFGWNEMGALVLYSFERSENEICSYLEENFELKSEDIIQPHREEREDSPLPDEPMPVPREQPVDAVPFASSEPEKEIIDDVPAQAETENQPVVSQEMEETVRPSRPAVAKLPLIERFALQQGFQKVDSQNFIHKDGRRLAKNIGIFPWLVEDSTGTIIKYYWAKEHCLKRKPLEIPTEIWHLIEQTPENHALIFEDPNGDPVEMAGNELQNLKKQGVLKIYPAAYRLTLEMD